AATCCGATTTAAAACTATTCCTTTGATGCGGAAAAAAGCTAATACTCCAGATTGCCAGAAGGAATACGCCAAGGACCTGTGGCGTCGGCTCCAGCTGTTTTATGGACAATGACTGCTTTAGGcaggactgaccagagaagaaacctcgcaaactgaacctgttgttaaAAAGTGCTGACACAAAGCAAACCTAAGAAAAACTCTGGAAAGAGAGGAGCAAAACAGTAATAAAGACTCTCACACTAAGCCGAATAAAGCAAGGACATACAGATGATATGAGCCTTCCAGATCCAAAGGCTTGAAAACAGGTAATATGTTTTTAGTATTTCCCTTCAACTGTCCCTGAAAAATATGCCCTATCTGTGAAGGAAGCTTAATTAGTTTCCGAGTGTCATTACCTGTGAAAGTTTGGCTGCTTAGATCTGGGACTTTGAGACTGTCATTGCTGCCATGCAGTTGCCAGCAAGAAGTGTTCTATCAGGATGGTGACAGATTGTTTCCctttagaatttcctctctCAAATGAAGTTTCCCATCGTCTGTTggaggccttgtttgaggatttttttcttcttgtcccTCTGGAATTTAAGACATTACTTTATGCTTGGCAATCCTCATAGTGTCagaatgaaatatatttgaaaaatggaaCTTTTCAAGCTTTTAGACTAATGCCTTAGTTTCTACTTTAAGGGGCGGAGTTTAAGTCCAACGGCCAATCACAAACAGCATCACCATATCATTGTCCAGAAAATACAGTACACCCAGGAGACTTTGAGTGATGCACCGTGGATGCTGTGCGTAGTTGGACCAGTCCACttcaaaaataaagacacatgAAATTCACTCTTGCGCAGAGGCAATATCATAGTCTATGAAGTTCTACTGAGACGTGATTATTGCTAGTTGAAAACTTTACCCAATACCCCGCCATGATGACTTGAAATATAGTCAGCTACGGCAATTTTTGCTAGTCTCTGAGGAGACTGTAAATGTGTTAATGGAAATTTATGAATAGAATTTACTTGGATCCCACATCCTGCTCAAAGACATAGGACATTTGGAATCACAAGGACATTGGATTAATTACGTACTCCCTCATCTAAATCAATGGATGTGGAAGTGCAAAATCCGATTTAAAACTATTCCTTTGATGCGGAAAAAAGCTAATACTTCAGATTTCCAGAAGGAATACGCCAAGGACCTGTGACGTCGGCTCCGGCTGTTTTATGGACAACGACTGCTTTAGGcaggactgaccagagaagaaacctcgcaaactgaacctgttgttaaAAAGTGCTGACACAAAGGAAACCTAAGAAAAACTCTGGAAAGAGAGGAGCAAAATAGTAATAAAGACTCTCACACTAAGCCGAATAAAGCAAGGACATACAGATGATATGAGCCTTCCAGATCCAAAGGCTTGAAAACAGGTAATATGTTTTTAGTATTTCCCTTCAACTGTCCCTGAAAAATATGCCCTATCTGTGAAGGAAGCTTAATTAGTTTCCGAGTGTCATTACCTGTGAAAGTTTGGCTGCTTCGATCTGGGACTTTGAGACTGTCATTGCTGCCATGCAGTTGCCAGCAAGAAGTGTTCTATCAGGATGGTGACAGATTGTTTCCctttagaatttcctctctCAAATGAAGTTTCCCATCGTCTGTTggaggccttgtttgaggatttttttcttcttgttcctCTGGACTTTAAGACATTACTTTATGCTTGGCAATCCTCAAATTGCCagaatgaaatatatttgaaaaatggaaCTTTTCAAGCTTTTAGACTAATGCCTTAGTTTCTACTTTCAGGGGCGGAGTTTAAGTCCAACGGCCAATCACAAACAGCATCACCATATCATTGTCCAGAAAATACAGTACATCCAGGAGACTTTGAGTGATGCACCGTGGATGCTGTGCGTAGTTGGACCAGTCCACttcaaaaataaagacacatgAAATTCACTCTTGTGCAGAGGCAATATCATAGTCTATGAAATTCTACTGAGACGTGATTATTGCTAGTTGAAAACTTTACCCAATATCCTGCCATGATGACTTGAAATACAGTCAGCTACGGCAATTTTTGCTAGTCTCTGAGGAGACTGTAAATGTGTTAATGGAAATTTATGAATAGAATTTACTTGGATCCCACATCCTGCTCAAAGACATAGGACATTTGGAATCACAAGGACAGTGGGTTAATTACGTACTCCCTCATCTAAATCAATGGATGTGGAAGTGCAAAATCCGATTTAAAACTATTTCTTTGATGCGGAAAAAAGCTAATACTCCAGATTGCCAGAAGGAATACGCCTAGGACCTGTGGCTTCGGCTCCAGCTGTTTTATGGACAACGACTGCTTTAGGcaggactgaccagagaagaaacctcgcaaactgaacctgttgttaaAAAGTGCTGACACAAAGGAAACCTAAGAAAAACTCTGGAAAGAGAGGAGCAAAACAGTAATAAAGACTCTCACACTAAGCCGAATAAAGCAAGGACATACAGATGATATGAGCCTTCCAGATCCAAAGGCTTGAAAACAGGTAATATGTTTTTAGTATTTCCCTTCAACTGTCCCTGAAAAATATGCCCTATCTGTGAAGGAAGCTTAATTAGTTTCCGAGTGTCATTACCTGTGAAAGTTTGGCTGCTTCGATCTGGGACTTTGAGACTGTCATTGCTGCCATGCAGTTGCCAGCAAGAAATGCTCTATCAGGATGGTGACAGATTGTTTCCctttagaatttcctctctCAAATGAAGTTTCCCATCGTCTGTTggaggccttgtttgaggatttttttcttcttgtcccTCTGCACTTTAAGACATTACTTTATGCTTGGCAATCCTCATAGTGCCagaatgaaatatatttgaaaaatggaaCTTTTCAAGCTTTTAGACTAATGCCTTAGTTTCTACTTTCAGGGGCAGAGTTTAAGTCCAACGGCCAATCACAAACAGCATCACCATATCATTGTCCAGAAAATACAGTACATCCAGGAGACTTTGAGTGATGCACCGTGGATGCTGTGCGTAGTTGGACCAGTccacttaaaaaataaagacacatgAAATTCACTCTTGCGCAGAGGCAATATCATAGTCTATGAAGTTCTACTGAGATTCTACCCAGTTCTACCCAGATTGAAGCAGCCAAACATTCACAGGTAATGACACTCGGAAACTAATTAAGCTTCCTTCACAGATAGGGCATATTTTTCAGGGACAGTTGAAGGGAAACACTAAAACCATATTACCTGTTTTCAAGCCTTGGGAGCTGGAAGGCTCATATCATCTGTATGTCCTTGCTTTATTCGGCTTAGTGTGAGAGTCTTTATTGCTGTTTTGCTCCTCTCTTTCCAGAGTTTTTCTTAGGTTGCCTTTGTGTCAGCACTTTttaacaacaggttcagtttgcgaggtttcttctctggtcagtcctgCCTAAAGCAGTCGTTGTCCATAAAACAACTGGAGCCGACACCAGAGGTCCTTAGCGTATTCCTTCTGGCAATCTGGAGTATTAGCTTTTTTCCGCATCagaggagtagttttaaatcggATTTTGCACTTCCACATCCATTGATTTAGATGAGGGAGTACATGATTAATCCACCGTCCTTGTGATTCCAAATGACCTATGTCTTGGAGCAGGATGTGTTATCCATGAATTTCAAGTCACAAATTTCCATTAACACATTTACAGTCTCCTCAGAGACTAGCAAAAATTGCCGTAGCTGACTGTATTTCAAGTCATCATGGCGGGGTATTGGGTAAAGTTTTCAACTAGCAATAATCACGTCTCAGTAGAACTTCATAGACTATGATATTGTCTCTGCGCAAGAGTGAATTTcatgtgtctttatttttgaaGTGGACTGGTCCAACTACGCACAGCATCCACGGTGCATCACTCAAAGTCTCCTGGATGTACTGTATTTTTTGGACAATGATATGGTGATGCTGTTTGTGATTGGCCGTTGGACTTAAACTCCGCCCCTTACAGTAAGGTAAGAGTCTAAAAGCTTGAAAAGttccatttttcaaatatatttcattctGACACTATGAGGATTGCCAAGCATAAAGTTATGTCTTAAAGTCCAGAgggacaagaagaaaaaaatcctcaaacaaggcctccAACAGAGGATGGGCAACTTCATTTGGGAGAGGAAATTCTAAAGGGAAACAATCTGTCACCATCCTGATAGAACATTTATTGCTGGCAACTGCATGGCAGCAATGACAGTCTCAAAGTCCCAGATCTAAGCAGCCAAACTTTCACAGGTAATGACACTCAGAAACTAATTAAGTTGCCTTCACAGATAGGGCATATTTTTCAGGGACAGTTGAAGGGAAAGACTAAAACCATCTCACCACCTTATTACCTGTTTTCAAGCCTTGGGATCCGGAAGGCTCATATCATCTGTATGTCCTTGCTTTATTCGGCTTAGTGTGAGAGTCTTTATTACTGTTTTGCTCCTCTCTTTCCAGAGTTTTtcttatgctgcgtgtacaccaagagcgacctctgctacctggtagcggaggtcgctggagaagcttcgcttgtgaatttgctttggttgctttggtagctttggtagctcgtgacgtcacatttagaatgttcaattcttaaaggccccgcggctgtgcagcacccccgcggaaaagaACAGAGGAGGAAAGTGAGGTCAGGGACACAAATAAACGTGTTgtaatttacaatttgttatacaaaatatacatcacattacaaatgatgtaaaactacattaggtacacctgagaagagcaggaatagcagaggcagctgtgaaaaagaaactaaattcgaaataaaatccgcaataaatccgaaataaaacttaattgcagtgagaaaggtatacgtggggttactacactattgtattgaagcactcgacacggcaattgcaacagtctcaggattaaacgactattgtttggataggaactaaagtttacacatctgtttccgcgaaccccgcggattgtcggacccctacaatctgtggattgtcattggttttcgccgaaacgcgtcatagctcattaccataaagttagctgGAGTTTAATCGCtcgaatccgctctggtcgctcaggAAGCTTCGCCACTGGAGAATCCGCTTTGGTAGCGcaggtagctcaccctccatagagaaataatgatttccggcgctcaggtagcgtaggtcgctcttggtgtacacgcagcataaggTTGCCTTTGTGTCAGCACTTTttaacaacaggttcagtttgttaggtttcttctctggtcagtcctgCCTAAAGCAGTCGTTGTCCATAAAACAGCCGGAGCCGACGCCACAGGTCCTTGGCGTATTCCTTCTGGCAATCTGGAGTATTAGCTTTTTTCCGCATCAAAGGAATAGTTTTAAATGGGATTTTGCACTTCCACATCCATTGATTTAGATGAGGGAGTACGTAATTAACCCACTGTCCTTGTGATTCCAAATGTCCTATGTCTTTGAGCAGGATGTGGGATCCAAGTAAATTCTATTCATAAATTTCCATTAACACATTTACAGTCTCCTCAGAGACTAGCAAAAATTGCCGTAGCTGACTGTATTTCAAGTCATCATGGCGGGGTATTGGGTAAAGTTTTCAACTAGCAATAATCACGTCTCAGTAGAACTTCATAGACTATGATATTGCCTCTGCGCAAGAGTGAATTTaatgtgtctttatttttgaaGTGGACTGGTCCAACTACCCAGAACACCCACGGTGCATCACTCAGTCTCCTGGATGTACTGTATTTTCTGGACAATGATATGGTGATGCTGTTTGTGATTGGCCGTTGGACTTAAACTCCGCCCCTTAAAGTAGAAACTAAGGCATTAGTCTAAAAGCTTGAAAAGttccatttttcaaatatatttcattctGACACTATGAGGATTGCCAAGCATAAAGTCaaatttttttcaatgacactCACAGTCagcagccaaattttttttttttttctataattttttggggctttttatgcctttaacgataggacagttggagagagacaggaagcagtgggcagagagatggggaagataTGCAGCAAAGGCCATATGTCTCACAGATTGGGttaaactggctcatcaacagaacaatgattccaaacacagcagaaaaTTTACAACACAATGTTTGAaagagaaaagaatcaaggtgttgcaatggtccagtcaaactccagacctcaacctgattgaaatgctgctGTGGGACCATAAAGGCTTTAGCACGGTTGCCACGCCGGCTCgcacgagcggtgttgatgacatcacgatttcgtgccggctatatacggTGGCACGAATCGATGCGCTAGTAGTTGTAATCttctccatcacagaggtgtcgctgctacgtgaaggttaccgctaactactctacaaccacgaaagtggagaagaaaacgatgccactgtcaagagcaggaacactgtcatcagtgatactgctgcagtaacTGGGAGATGAAATGCTTAGAAACTTAGCCGGCGAAAAGAAGACGAAAGAGAAGATGGATTGTTCGCCCTCTGCCTGAGGACCGACGTGAACCGGGTGAATTCACTGTCCTCGTTAAACCAATGAGTCTCTgccttcttctttgctttcacatatctgtcccgtagcttcttccacactctTTTACAGaactctttccccaaagttctgccaatctctgtccaccagttttgggagtttaagtggtccctgtgctgtttccctgcTGTAAAACAAGgagcctgtacaaacgcacctcctcactgagcctggtctcgcATTGGttcatccggtttgtcgttacaaaattcgactggtgcacgacaacgcacTGCGCCGCCTTTTCATGGCGCTCACCTGGCCTGAAATGTCATTTTGACGTATAAATCCagcttaagagagctgtgcataaaccaatgctgcaatcAATCGGTTATGTTGTTCTTTTGTCATCGTATTAACTTTATTttaagacttgacttggacCAGAAGACACTTTTAGGACTGTGTCCTTATAGGTAAGAACTTAGAATTGAAATTATTTGTCACCTATTGTGCAGAGCATGGTTTAAAGATGGATTACATGTCACCAATTAAATGTTTGTTTAAGGGCAAAAATATGTTTGGCAAAATAAATTGGTGTTCCTCAaatagatgagggaccagagaCACCAGAACATTTGTTGATACAGGCCACAAACCAAGAAAAAATTTACAAGGAGTGTACAGAAACatgttttctcctttctttcAATGATATATCCCAGATAAAAGTaagatttaaatatattttaccATATAGATGTGAAATCAAACTCATCTACCCCAGTATGTTTCCAAATgggtgctttttttaaattcattttactgttttttaagACAAATTTCCTGAATCTGTGCTGTAGAGATGAACAGCAGTGGTGGGATGAGACACTTCAAACCTCAAAAGCTCTGAGATATATGAACATCCATTAGCACCAAGAACATTTGTCACTGAAGATCCTCAGTTATCTAGTAGCCCcgatggggggggggctgcacCCAAAGGAGTCATTACAGATCAAGTGTCATCTGGAGGACTTCTTCAGAAGCAGGAGTTCTGCTGTAAAGTTGGTGAATGGATCTCCACAGCTTCAATTAAAAATGGGCCTCTGGGCAACTTTTTCTGGTTCAGCTCCCATGTTCTGTTAACGGTTGATCTGGGTTCCCTGATATCAGGTTCTCCTGGGCGTGCCCAGTGATTGGTGCAGCCAGAACTTAGGACAGAAACAAACAACTCGATCAGTGAAAAAAAGCCCAAATGAAGTAACTTTTCTGACCTCTATATAGATTTGTCATTTGAGCACACATGGACCAGTCACATGTGGAAGAATTTAGATACATAAAAGTAGAAAAACCACTACTTTTATTAAGTAAAACTGTCCAGAACTTGCTGGAGCTCCACACAGCTGATAAACATTATTGGTTGGTGCAGGTCCTGCAGAAAGTCGGTGGTGCCCTGCAGATAAAGCTCGAGTTGTTTTGTGTTACCGGtgtgaaaaagtttattttcATTGATTTAAAAGACTGAAAACCTGATACTTTGCATGTTGTTGATGAGGTCCAAACAGGTAAAcaacggctgtgttcgaaaccgcatacttctcctactactcatactaacgttttgagttagtatgcgagtttggagtaagcgagaagttcccggatgcatactagattctctgaaatgttgggtatgcatcatgaggttactactcatactcaaactacccaagatgcaacgtaacatgacgtcgccgatcgtcatttcctgtcacaacggcagtttcaagctagctacaacgagggtaggttcacttcctgttttcaaaacaaaagcaccaattgtatggtaatggctttccctatgataaaaggcaacgggtattttattttgtgaaaataacaggaagtgcgttagctcactgcagctagctttagtagcgccgaattcgtgggaacaaaattgtaaacagccggtattttgtcaggttttcaacacgttggggatctaaacgactactttttcgcctgaaaatgtttcaaatgttgctaaagtttacagagtttagagcttaaaggtggggtatgagatgttttttggagcattttttatcatattgtctgaaaacctcctcacgaccccattgcacccactaaaatagaatgtttttttaaaaaaaaaaatcttttagtccattgtagatggtgtagcaagaggaaatgtctgaccaatagaagtaatgatgagagttacttctattggagtctgacatgccaatcatcCGTCAGCCCCCCccgcgcgttcacagactcgtgactcgttcatatgttttgaaggcgtggtttcgaggggtgggctgaagggagaggcaaggttgtgtattttcaaacatatagcttgcaggaaccgtttttccaagatctcataccccacctttaagagaaatcagcttcaggccggctgatttcggctcgggcaggagcgaaatgcattgtgggtaaacgctctgcatactgtctgatcgatgagtatgtagtatggaagtatgtagtatacggttttcgaacacagccaaagactcAGCAATAAGAACAAGCAGTAGTGCGATAGATAACCAAATCCAGAAAGTCTGAGAGCGTCCTGGCTGCAGAAACTATCATCCCATCAGGTTCATGAACTTTCTCTgacttttataatttttttcacTTGATGCAGGTATAAGAATGGGCTGCTGGTGTGTAAACTGGCTTTTTGTTAAGCTTTCTTTATTTTAGGATTGCATGGCAAAGATTTTTTAATTCTTCAGGTcttgttattttgttttgcgATTCATTTCTGAACTCAGTGACTGAACGTCTAAAACTGTCGCTGATGCTAAAGAAAAAACGCTAACTGTCAACTTAAAGCTGTTAACCCCATTTCTTTGACAGAGTTATGAGAACTACGAGTTCACTGTGAACGTATAAAAAGGTGCAGTCCTCTGCTGAAGTCCTCACTAATCTCTCATTTTgaaaagagaaacaagtttttAGGACGTAGAAGTTTATGAAGGGAATTCTTGTACCGACTGTAGAAATGTGGAACATCTTATTCCACTTCCCCGTGAAGGATTTCTCCTTGTAGGTTACACAGAGCGGCACATATTCGTAGGATTTTGTCCACATTTGGGGTGAGGCTGGCGGGAACCGTCTCCGACAGGATTCTGAACAGCTTCAGTCGGTGTATCGCACGCCTCACGTATATCCTCAAACTGTCGATgtttctgctggtttctgaCAGCTGAAAGTGACTTTTTGTGAAGTCGGGCACGGTCAGCTTCACCCTCCGCTCGTTAAGTAAATCTCTGATCTTAAAGCCTCCACCAGCCACCACCTCATCGCCTGGGCGGAGGTACTCCAGGAACCTTGAATCCCAGGCCATGAACTGGTCGCAGCATCCTTCGGCATACGTCGGTGAGATGAACATAATCAGCCCGCAGGGCGCCGTGGCAACCATGAACCTGACTGCGTTCTGTCCGTAGTAAAAACGGCTGTAGGATTCCCTCCTGGAGTCCAAACTCTGGGGCGTCTGCAGACTGATTTCGGAATAGTTAATGACGCAGGTGGCTCCAGGATAGTGTTCTTTAAAGCACGGCGGCATGGTTTCAGCCACCGTTTTCTTGGGCAGCCAGGGGACGCAGTTCCTCATGTGCGCGTCCATCACATCGATCCAGTGCGCCACGATGACGCCGACGCTGCTTTGACGAACGCCGAACTTCTCGGCGAGGTCTTCCAGGAGAAGGTTCAGCCTGAGCTTCATCAGAGTCATCAGGAACTGATCGATCGGGTCCAGCTGGAAGCCGCCGCCGTAAGAAGGCAGAAGGTTGGTGGCCAGGAAGCGAAAGGCGGGGAGAGTTAAGCCCGTGTAGAGGACCGAGAGTTCATCTGTGCGCAGCAAGCTTCTGTGAAGCGGCTCCGAGCTGCACTGGGTCCCTGCGTCACACGT
This region of Odontesthes bonariensis isolate fOdoBon6 chromosome 17, fOdoBon6.hap1, whole genome shotgun sequence genomic DNA includes:
- the LOC142366052 gene encoding uncharacterized protein LOC142366052 isoform X1; this encodes MPMFCAVYGCSNRSNREKEKGFFRVPKIVVHKGEKCRNLTEQRRKKWILNLHLLSGGAETANARVCSDHFVRGCPSALGDVESVDWAPAVNLGYQKTPKSESYLKQMDERSEPNQPADVPQSESISHQDDALPLATSLPVYEEVVEEPEPDEATCWEDFTTGDHSYCRSPLRTTTCDAGTQCSSEPLHRSLLRTDELSVLYTGLTLPAFRFLATNLLPSYGGGFQLDPIDQFLMTLMKLRLNLLLEDLAEKFGVRQSSVGVIVAHWIDVMDAHMRNCVPWLPKKTVAETMPPCFKEHYPGATCVINYSEISLQTPQSLDSRRESYSRFYYGQNAVRFMVATAPCGLIMFISPTYAEGCCDQFMAWDSRFLEYLRPGDEVVAGGGFKIRDLLNERRVKLTVPDFTKSHFQLSETSRNIDSLRIYVRRAIHRLKLFRILSETVPASLTPNVDKILRICAALCNLQGEILHGEVE
- the LOC142366052 gene encoding uncharacterized protein LOC142366052 isoform X2, translated to MSKPPELLGYSNRSGCPSALGDVESVDWAPAVNLGYQKTPKSESYLKQMDERSEPNQPADVPQSESISHQDDALPLATSLPVYEEVVEEPEPDEATCWEDFTTGDHSYCRSPLRTTTCDAGTQCSSEPLHRSLLRTDELSVLYTGLTLPAFRFLATNLLPSYGGGFQLDPIDQFLMTLMKLRLNLLLEDLAEKFGVRQSSVGVIVAHWIDVMDAHMRNCVPWLPKKTVAETMPPCFKEHYPGATCVINYSEISLQTPQSLDSRRESYSRFYYGQNAVRFMVATAPCGLIMFISPTYAEGCCDQFMAWDSRFLEYLRPGDEVVAGGGFKIRDLLNERRVKLTVPDFTKSHFQLSETSRNIDSLRIYVRRAIHRLKLFRILSETVPASLTPNVDKILRICAALCNLQGEILHGEVE